TCACATCAGAAAACTCTAGAGAAAACAGTCGTTGTATTTTCTCTTTGCATTACTGCACAACTACAGTACAAGTTGCGTGTTCCTGAGAAAGATTTGCCAGTTTTACGACATTATATACATGTCCACAGTCTCTTTAGGGCGTCATAGCATCATtaagagagaaagaaaaaaaataaaactgcgTATTAACGTATGAGTAGAAATCTGTTATCTTCCGGCTCTTAATGTCCTTCTAGcactttttaaacttttattgcCCGGTGACTGAACCAGCAACTCAGCTTTCTTACGCATCAGgcctaaataaataaatatgcacACGctcacataaataaataaataaataaatatataagcatATCCTCAGCCTCGAACTTAAACTTGCCggttggttaaaaaaaaacttaaaggtcaccgcgaaatttaaaattataattaaatgtttcAGTTCTTAATCTCGTCTAAAAATCTTATATCTGAATCGCTTGTGAATTCCTTTCTTTatgataaactttttattccATACGCAAATTACTTTCGCTCGCGGATAATTGTCTCGAGTCCCACAGGCCTGCAGTAACAGTGAAATCAATcactaaaaattcaaagtaaatgtCGTATCCCGTTGAAagcgaaaatttaattcaaccaGAGTAAAATCCGCTAGACAAGACTAGACTAGAGTGAACAAGAGTCGACTGAGTTGTACGAGACTAAACTTTAATGGGTTTTAAATAGATTTAGCAGCAAGATTGTATTACAATATATTTCCGATATATCTAATGACTTGTatcagaaaattataaattcaaatccgTGTCACGCTTTCTGCATCACTTGGCACATTGtgctctctctctttctcgcGATCTCTATCTCAACTATTAGATATCGTGTATCACGTACTTAGTTTATTTATGTCTATCCTCTGTTAGTCTATTGAGTATTAGGTTaacttgatatttaaaatatttatttcacggTACTTTCATACTCAAACTCGATGATTCGACAAAAAACTAGACAACGTTCTGCTGCTTAGCAGCAGGGACCTGAGGCCTTTAATTTAAACTGAGACAGgtggtttgtttttttttatttaaatagagaTAATCGCAATTTTGTGCCAGTTGGAGTgagcaaatttttttcggaactGAGTGAGGAGTTTAAGGGAAAGTGAAAAAGAAAGAGATTTATTGGACGGgttttagatatttaaatttatttattttcgatttttgcggtaggaaatatttttatctttttgagAGGTAACTATTTATCGCGATGACTATGATATATAGTGAGTATTGctgatgataattataaaagtatttaaaaatagaaagtcATTACATGGGATTGAGATAATGTCTGTAGACTTAAttgctaaatttattttttttaagttaaatgagaaaaagattttttaatttcggcgcgaattttaaaaattttaatttggtgACAGTAGAGCACCTCTCCGAGGTGTgcaaaaattaacttgtttccgAGGGTGAGTAAGATAACTTTGTAAGTAATTGAGATACTAAATCGTCAATtaattcatcaaaaaaaaatttgtcgagGAATtcactaaaatttgaaaaaagaattttacCCTCGAACACGAAAATTGTAGAAATCCAAAATAAAAGTCTGCAAAAAGTTTAACTCTGTGGGCTGAcctcaaaacttcccgctgttgtCGAGCTCAGAgagtttgaaaaagttatggttcgtaaatttttgagctctttgtGCTCAAAAAACAGTCGGACCGaaagaaaaaacattttgttaaaaaaaaagtaacttttgtCCGACAATATTTTTGgacctacacggaaaaaaaaatagttgtgGCTACTCTCTgagatagtactgagtactttctgtaaaaaaaaaattcaagatagtactgtatgctatctagactgcacagaaaaaaagaaatactcgactgaaggtaaatattcttgattcaagaaaatttttttggaaacctaaatttcctcagataaagtagaaatcttctccgaccaagaggaattttttttaatcaagacaaattctcttggctcaagaaaatcttgacttggttcccgaaaatatttgtcttccaaaatattttcttgactcaaggaaacttttttttctgtgtgtatCCACTACTGTCTAGACTATATCCACTACTGTCCGGGATAGTACTCAGTACTTTCCAGAGAGTAGTGGATATagtctagatagcatacagtactgtctgaaattttttttttacagaaagtactcagtactatctcagagagtagccactactattttttttttccgtgtaatcgACCAACTTGCACCTACATTGCGACAATCGAAAGGACTTTTTGAGAGCTTCGATCTAATTTTGAACAAATCAAATTCTTTATGaaccctttcgattgccgcaaaaaagttcaaatcggtcgattcgttccaaaaataccttacgacaaaaattagtttccacatacacacggacgttcacctgaaaatagtcaggatagcttctcAGAACCCCAGAACCTCTACATCtaataaaaactcaatttttaaaaatccgacCGAAACCAGTAGCTCCctttgttttgaaaattttaaattttcaagcgggaagttgaaaaaaaaaaataaaataaaatgactaAATATTGACATAAAAGGTATTATTTAAGAATAGactttaattataatgattaaatagttaaataaaataaaaacattgtaTTACAGCATTATTACAATAGTCATagtgtaaataattgatagcaTAGGACAAAGTAGCGCAACATATGATACTTAGTGTGTGCTGTCTAGTGTCTAGTTATCAAGTATGCCTGTATTGTGATCTTGCAAATAAAAGTAAACAGTCTTATGAAAGTCCACACTAGTATATGtactatatatacaaatatagtGGGCAAAAGTCTATGTAAGCAAAAGGATATTTATCGGCCGAGGGCTCAGCTATAAACCATAATCACAGGCATGTAGGTTGTATTAACGTTGtcgttattattgttattgttattgctattgctgttgttgttgttgttgttattattattactatcggTGATATGAAAACCCAAGGATCTGAGTACACGCAATGTAGAAATGCTTCTAGGCAAGTATACTTGGGTGTGCTTGTACTTGTGCTGTACTCATGtgtttgttattaatatattgCATTATATGAGAAAGGTGACACAGTTTGCGGTTAAGGTTCAAGTCACTTTTTTTTGCGCAGTAGATTGTAAAATAttggatatttattttttcatgttgacattttttttcaacgggaaatatgtcaattaaaatttgattaaaaagtgagcaaattgatttttaaaattgagtggaaattatttattttattaaaaaaaaaaaattgatcataaataatatcgAACTTTCTAAGGACAAATTGGGATAAAAAGTATCGGAACGCTTTCTCGGTCAGTCGCGAATCATCAGATAGATTTAAGCTGCACTTAAAGCGAATGTTTACGAGTAGTTGCGTTATATGCGCGAACGACCAGAGCTGAATCCACTCTCTGGTTACCGTGACTGATGATAATAATTCTACGATTGTCACGCTGACCGCTTCTGGATCTCGttgccgttaaaaaattttatgttgaaTTAAGTAAAAACCATCGACAACAACATCAACAACCTTAtcaacatttaattaaaagtaaacgGATAAAATTAAAGCCTATTATTAAAGTTATGAAtggaaaaacattttttccgtCTTTCTCTTCGGCGGTCAAGGCCGTGTACACgctttcattttaaaaacaacCGTTGTAAATTgaggattattttttaattattctctgGAAAATATAACCGCGTGTTTTTAAAACAACGAGTCATGTTACAGTTTCATTTTAAccgtaaatttatattattattattttttttaataataatttccgtgtaaatcaaaaattcaagaaatatttttttttgatttactatatttcatttgtttataaagaTAAATCAACATCATAGGAGGTTTTTggaaaggaaattttattttctacaactttggtatcagtaaaaaaaattctaggatcaatattttaaaagttgtagCCATTCTAAGCGCGaattgtaaatttgaaattttgaacaatTCATCAAAAACTTTGAACGGCTGTAACTTTTAAACGAATGGtctaggaaaattttttgtgagaactaaaattgtaggaaattaaatttcctttccaaTGACCACCCACAACAtctattttttccaattatttCCAGAGATTTGACAAATTtgagcaaaaaataaaataaatgtttttttttatttatagagaTACCAGCAACAGATCAATCAGCAGCTTCATCATTTTGGAGTCCAGCAATAAAAACAGGAAACATCTTCGGCCAAGATGACACGAGCTCTTTCTTCTCAGCCGGACATGGGCTAGTCCAAACCCACCCCATAGCCAGCGCCTTCCAAAGTGGATTCGGAGGGATAGATAATCTCGGAAGCCGAGGCGCAACTGTGAGACCCCCGCGGACGCGTCCCCTGGATTACAGCGAACGCGCAACAGCGGAACTCAGACGTAACCCGTCGCTTTCGGCGCCCGATGAGTGTGCGAGAGCGTGCCGAGAAGGGGAGCCTCCTCGCATCTGCTACTATCACTTCACACTCGAGTACTACTCAGTGCTGGGCGCCGCGTGCCAAGTTTGCACACCCAATGCTACCAACACAGTCTGGAGTCACTGCCAGTGCGTGTTAGCAGATGGAGTGGAGCGAGGAATTTTGACCGCGAACCGAATGATCCCCGGACCGAGTATCCAGGTCTGCGAGGGCGACAAAGTCGTCGTCGACGTCGAGAATCACATGCAAGGAATGGAGGCGACCATCCATTGGCACGGAATCTGGCAACGTGGGTCCCAGTACTACGACGGAGTTCCCTACGTCACTCAGTGTCCCATCCAAGAAGGCAACACCTTTAGATACCAATGGACCGCCGGAAATGCAGGTACCCACTTCTGGCATGCTCACACTGGTCTCCAGAAGATTGATGGTCTCTACGGCAGCGTAATTGTCCGTCAGCCTCCCAGCAAAGATCCCAACAGCAATCTCTACGACTACGATCTTACAACTCACGTCGTTTTGATCAGTGACTGGATGCACGAAGACGCCGCGGAACGATTCCCTGGACGACTTGCTGTGAACACTGGTCAGGATCCCGAAACTGTTCTGATTAACGGAAAAGGACAGTTCAGAGATCCAAACACCGGTTTCATGACCAACACACCATTGGAAGTATTCACAATAACTCCAGGACGTCGATACAGATTCCGTTTGATCAATTCCTTTGGGTCAGTTTGTCCAGCGCAAATAACTTTCCAGGGTCACGAGCTGACCTTGATCGCCACGGATGGAGAACCAGTTCAACCTGTCCAAGTAAACACCATAATATCATTCTCTGGTGAGCGTTACGACTTTGTAATAAACGCCGACCAGCCAGTGGGCGCCTACTGGATCCAACTCCGTGGGCTCGGAGAGTGTGGAATAAAACGCGCTCAGCAGCTTGCAGTTCTGAGATACGCACGAGGTCCTTATCAACCATCAAGTTCCCCGCCAACTTACGACCTGGGTCTCCCTCAAGGAGTTGTGCTGAACCCGTTGGACGCGATCTGTAACATGCCCAGAGACGACGCGGTCTGCGTCAACCAACTGAAGAACGCAAAGGCAATCGACGAGGGGATTCTCCAAGAGCGTCCTGATGTCAAAATTTTCCTGCCATTCAGATTTTTATTCTACCGTCCGGAAGAAGTTTTCCAACCCAACACTTACAATAGATTCCTGGTGGCGCCCACTGGCGACCACGTCATTTCGCTTGTCGACGAAATATCGTTCACGTTTCCCCCGGCGCCTCCTATTTCGCAGATTAACGACATCCCACCAGAGCAATTTTGCAACGGTGACAATAGACCCGCTGACTGCGGAGCAAATTGCATGTGCACTCACAAGGTCGATATTCCCCATAACGCTATTGTCGAAGTGGTACTCGTTGATGAAGTACAGCAGCCTAATCTCTCCCATCCGTTCCACTTGCACGGATATGCGTTCAATGTTGTGGGCATGGGTCGATCCCCGGACAAAAATGTCAAGAAGATTAATTTGAAGCACGCACTCGATCTCGACAGACGTGGACTCTTGCATCGAGAGTTTAATTTACCGCCTTCCAAGGATACCATCGCGGTTCCCAACAATGGATACGTTGTCTTTAGATTCCGAGCTGATAATCCtggtttgtattttttattttacagaaaaagtatatttttgaaaGCTGGATAAAAATTCACCGCTAtaggggtagggtaggcaaaaagGGGTACctccaaaatttgaaaaaaaaaaattttatattttaaatggtttttaaacattccaaaatcacttctgtaaatataattaagcgttactttgaattttttttggtaaattttttcaaaaatcaattgtcagttgaaaaatattaatgacgtttgttttatgataaaaactataaaaattttttttcttcttttgtattcaataaatatctaaaatataatttttcttcatgtaaattacttacaaaaaaattaaacttaatcgAATTcctttaaaatccagaaatttttttttttactttttttactttgcccgcagaaataaaaaaaatttttttttcaatggtaactggtatttgagtcctcgaaaacttggtatttccttaagtaccgcCTTTTGCtcctcccccccccccccttaattatttaaatatttttttactgcagaaaattttttcaaaattcaaatttcgcggtttttattttttatcgtctaaaataaatttttttttttttttttggtattaattGAATCAGgccgcaaaaaataaaaattaagactgaaaataatttcgggatcttgtaaaaaaaatttttttttaattttcgtatttGAATCCCACCGCATCCagctttgaaaataaatttaaaagtaaataaataattgttttatttttttttttaacaggatACTGGCTCTTCCATTGTCATTTCTTGTTCCACATCGTAATTGGTATGAATTTAGTACTTCATGTCGGTACACACGCAGATTTACCACCAGTACCACCGAATTTCCCAACTTGCGGTGATCATTTACCGCCGATAACGCCGCCGCTGTCTCTCGACCATTCATTTCATTGAGGAAGGCCATTctcaatttaacttttaatagGAAATACTTTTGTAAAATAGTTTAATCGTCTAGCTGAAGATGTCCAAGACCAACGAGTCCAACAAGACGggaataaatattgaattatcgattatttatttaagacgtcgatatatttttaatttaaatataaaaaatatgtccgACAAACATTATCCTAACATTGTGTAATTCTGTAAATAATCTAGGCGTAATTACTGTGTATAACTTATacactttataattattattattattattataattattattaatattattattttcttaattaaatgcAGAGTAGCAggtagtttttattttttaattacaattgattatggatttttaatattattattttttttttgtgcaatttttttttacttttaattactaaCAGTGTGAAATAATTGAGTGCTCGTGATGTGTGTATTCAATTGTGTCTACTACGCGATACAATATCGATTTATTATCcaactttataattaaatgcaattacttaattaatttttatacatcCTGCTACTCTCGACTGTCCATTCACTCTCCGTTCTcggtttataatttttattttttaataataaagttgttttttttttttttttaaatattactcATTGGCTCACTAATTTTACccctttataattttataaaaaaaaaaatattggaggTTTAGTCCAGTGAAAAAAATCTTTGGGATCGAAGTCTGCGCTCTGGAGAGTTAAGAAGGCGATATCTGCATATCAGATGATCTGACAACCGCTAAACCCGATAATTGAGAGCAAAACTTGGGAAAAATGCTTAGGAAATCCAGCTCATGGGAATAAAACCTGTTGAACCggcttgtttttttttttagaaacatCTTTAGGATTTAAATTCGCAACTCTAATGAGTTAAAAAGGTCGCATCTGATTATCAAATGGTCTCATAGTCGCCTTAAGAGCGATTCAAGACTAAAATCttggaaaattattagaaaattaagCCCGTGGGAATAGAACCTGTTGGAcgagaatatttttatttatcgaaaACGGCTGAAGAAAAAGTTTactaatttgttaaaaatatcagCTCAAGTTTGTGCTCATATACAGATgcgcagaaaaaaaggatttgttggcgcaagaaaaatttttcattatgaattgaaaatataaattttcttagagcgaataaatatttgacgcaaagaaatccttttattggtacactgtaaaaaatcaccggggtaagtccaagcggtgtaggtgttaaaattatcggtgttaaatttacccccgaatgcggtgtgaaaataacgccgccgccggtccaaatattctttaccggtgttaaaatattttactttgtgaatatttttacttactcgatcactatatacttgttaaatgatattttttattaattttcataaagaactgacattttttgtgttttataatctttacacagaaaaaaaaaaatatttgtcccaaataaatcaagttagttgtggcttttttaaaaatatttcttaatgacaaataaatatatttggtacaacaaaatatgacagttgattcaaatgattttataatttgacggaaatatataatttatatgtggtaagtaattgatatatttgtggtaaagatattaaatttgtgacaaatatcctaaaattttgagatactatacatatatttgaagccctaatttatttgtagcaattggatcatttctttaccacaaataaatcacttatttcacgcaattaaagtactcaaatatattatatctttctcacaattaaatatttatttggccatattcaaatatacgatatcttcggctcaaataaatcttagttggctcaaataaatctttttttcagtgtaaagttaatactccaagcggacgcaatttaccccgcttttacaccgacattagtccgcttttacaccggttaccccgatttaacaccggtatttttaacaccagtaAATTACTCCTCCTCctaccggtgtaattttattttaacaccgggtggagttaaaacgagtccatttttaacaccgctctttttacagtgtagaaaatattctattaattttttctacttacgtaaatttaaaaaaaaatcatctgcacacagtaaaaaatattgtgtatctgtgttaaaaacggtccgtattaaaatttttgtgttgattattttgtgttaaatcaaCATAATTCTTTCTGttcctttaaaatttttaatcgatttactcttcaacactttaaaagtgatacttagtataaaaatcgatattatcaacatttattaagtgatactttaaaatcaacataaaaaaagtgttaaaatataaacataaattttgtgttgaaattcaacacaaatagtctgtgttgaaaaataacacaaatattgtgtggaccgtttttaacacacagaTTGTGTTgtttttaacacaatattttttactgtgcacttgcacataaataaaaaaaaaattttagccatttttatttattatttattatcagtaaaattttaactcaAGATATACTCGAGATTATTAAATGACTAGTGGGTTTTACCGAGATTACGCTACTGCGATTAATTTATAACCTCGTTATCAATTAATCTGGCGCATTAGATTtttgtaaacaattttttccaatttaattaatataaaatttatattcctTTCAAAGATCCACCCCCTCATCAATGCTCATCACCACGTTAATTACTTATTAGCAATTACTCAGTACCaattaatggaatcaaaaccTGAACCTGAACCAGAACCTTGACCTCAAAACCTCTATCCCATTGatagcaattttatttttttagattgtAATTAAACAAAGGAGCTGATCTAGTTGATGATTTTAATTGATAGCGCTTTGATAACAATCCGagtaggtaaaaaaaatatatatacagatatatgtttaatatatttgtaGCTTTAATCTAAAATCAGATAAGTGCCACTCGAATCGTGAGTTTAAATCTATCACAAAGAAAATACGCATGAGATGAAAGAAATATATTTCCTTGTGCATACAAATGTATGGATAATTAATAGATGTTTTTTATGAATCTGTTATCAATCATTGGCACTAGGGttcgcaatttttttatcaaccaATGACTTTTCACGATAGCAATTAGTATATAAAGTCTTCTGGCTGAGAAAATTTACCAAGTGCAAGTTTTACTTTTGGTAGAAAATAGAACCAGGATGCAGCCACTGACTATTTTGGTAATTGCGATAATTGCACTTGCAAATGCTCGTGAAATTCCGACGCGAGTTGTCGGTGGCGATGATGCGCCAGAAGGGGCTCATCCCTATCAAGTGTCACTGAGACGGGGAAATTCGCATTTTTGCGGGGGAGTTATTTTGAATAGTCGATGGGTCATTACTGCCGCTCACTGTATTATTTtgtaagtttattaattacttgtatgattcaattgataattaatgggatattgtttaatttatagCCAAAGCGCGTCTTCGATCACGGTGGTGACCGGTACGAATAGTTTGTCCGAGGGTGGAGACCGTTACAAGGCTAAAACTTTGATCCcacataaaaaatacaattcgATGGTATTTTCAAATGACATTGGGTTGATCAGACTTGCTGAAGAAATAAAGTTTAGTGATAAAGTTAAAGCGATTTCATTGCCGTCGAATGACGATATCTACAACGAGTACCCGGCAAAACTTTCGGGATGGGGAGCAACTTCTCTTGGCAGTTATTTGCCCGACAAACTTCAGGAGATCGATTTAATGGTGATCACCCAGACAAAGTGCAAAGGCTACCACTCTATGGTTGCTGATGGACATATTTGTACTCTGACTAAACTTGGTGAAGGAGCTTGCCATGTaagttacttttatttttaaaattttgacataaaaataCCCGAAGTCAAAGTTGACTCTGGTTgaagttaaatttaactccATTTTGAAGTTAATTTTGGCTCTGAAAGTTTAGTGAacttttgatataaaaattgacTCCGGTTTGTCACTAACGCATTTAACtccaagtaattatttttactccatgtaaaaattaattttatatctaaCGCACAAATAGGAGAAGAgagggcaaaacgggatacttaacgaaaaatttagtttttagggacataaatatcgtaaattggcttcattttgattctatttgaaataaatataacgaattttagactgctatcagaaaaaaaatttttattttctgcgggcaaaatgggataccccaaaaaaaagtaattttttttttttttttttcaagtgaataaaattgatgtaataatgtctttctaaattgatgtaagtaatagaatttactctcaacatatttttaaagaagtttttccttgttatttcttttcaaaatttgaaattggcgccaatattatacttttcgcaaaaaatataaaaatgtttttttttagtttttaatagtgtaaaatgatactagatgtcatttttgaccattttggaaagtttttcgagaaaaaaaaattttgacgaaattttgagaGTATCCcattccccccccccccttcccctaattcctgattcaaaaattgactccagattttaaataaaatattgaactCAAATATGGagtcaaaattttccattaaaaaaaaattaacagcaCAAATTACTCATTATGTcggagttaatttttaaaattccatctggagtttaaaaaattaatgaaatttaaaataattatagggtGACTCTGGCGGTCCATTAACTGCTGACGAAACTCTTATTGGCCTCGTCTCTTTTGGACGTCCTTGTGCCCAAGGATACCCTGACGTCTACACCAGAGTCTGGTTCTACCTCGACTGGATCACCGAAAAAATAGCTACCACggacaaatttttatcatcgtaaattaattaaaactttgcctgttactaattttatatccctcattttgttaaataaataaataattaatcacatATATGTCAgaatatatttcattaaaataattacaaaataaaacaaaagctAGAAACATCAATCGAGTAATTGGTGAGTCAAATGCTGCGCCggaacataaatatatgtttcaaGTATCATTCATAAAAGTATCTCTAGTGTGGAATCATCGTTTTGCAGTGGGTCGATTGTCAACAGATATTGGATCCTAACAATCGCCCGTTGTTGCAAagagttaattaatatttggtaTCCAGCAATTacaatgttatttaaacaaacATTCAATTTATCTGCTGGCAGGTTTTTGAGATAAGAGAGAGCGAGAATATAAAGTTCAATTTAATGCACTTGATGATAAATATGACAGAGAATTTTATCATTATGATGTTGCGCAGGTGCGCATTTTAGGGAGATCGAATGCACTGATCACGTGAATTTTAtgcttctaaaaaattaattacttccaaacagtaaaatttgaaataaaacctaattttgattttacatatttttgaattcaaaaagaaTTCCCGcactttttaaatgaaatttaaaaaggtaaaattCCAGGATGATTTCAGATGACCACTGGCAGTAAGTCGCTTGCTTATAGATCAGACATTAATTGACATAAATCATGAATACTAATGTATGATCATGCCTTGATTATACATGtcgattttttcccgggtatagTATACGCGTTTTTCTAAATCATTATCATTCCAATCAAcccaaataaaatataattataaatgtacTTATCAAGTTATGtaacttgaatttaaatagAGATAAGAGTCTAAAACTccaaatttattgttaaataattgataacatTTTAGTAACTAGATAAGTTCAATTACTGAGTATATAAGTAACCGATTTTTAGAATAAtcatttattgtttcaaatcATTGCTGACTGAAGTTAAATCATGtggtttgtaattttatttgtgggCATTGCTGCAGTTAATggtaactaaattaattacaaattaattgattgacttgtttatttaatttataattataattataattataaaggCATCCCGGTTGCAAGAGTAGTCGGCGGTGGAGATGCACCAGATGGAAAATATCCATACCAAGTATCACTGAATGTATTAAATTCCCATATATGCGGTGGATCAATTATTGACAaacgttttattttaacagCCGCCCACTGTGTTGTCAAGTAAATACTAtatagtttaataattaattcagtttatcaattaatgataaatatttatttataccgCAGGATGCCAGAAGTTTTCATGACAATTGTCGTGGGTACGAATTCACTGAGCAAAGGAGGAGATATTTATAAAGttgacaaatttattattcatgacTTTGATCCTTCGATGATTTTAAATGACATTGCGTTGATTCGCACTAACAGGGACATTGAGTTTAATGACAAAGTACAGCCGATTAAAATTAGCAATCACAATTTCCATTTACACGGAG
This sequence is a window from Microplitis mediator isolate UGA2020A chromosome 3, iyMicMedi2.1, whole genome shotgun sequence. Protein-coding genes within it:
- the LOC130665397 gene encoding uncharacterized protein LOC130665397; translation: MKYQGAIIISLLVLECCGTRVQSSTKKKKEIPATDQSAASSFWSPAIKTGNIFGQDDTSSFFSAGHGLVQTHPIASAFQSGFGGIDNLGSRGATVRPPRTRPLDYSERATAELRRNPSLSAPDECARACREGEPPRICYYHFTLEYYSVLGAACQVCTPNATNTVWSHCQCVLADGVERGILTANRMIPGPSIQVCEGDKVVVDVENHMQGMEATIHWHGIWQRGSQYYDGVPYVTQCPIQEGNTFRYQWTAGNAGTHFWHAHTGLQKIDGLYGSVIVRQPPSKDPNSNLYDYDLTTHVVLISDWMHEDAAERFPGRLAVNTGQDPETVLINGKGQFRDPNTGFMTNTPLEVFTITPGRRYRFRLINSFGSVCPAQITFQGHELTLIATDGEPVQPVQVNTIISFSGERYDFVINADQPVGAYWIQLRGLGECGIKRAQQLAVLRYARGPYQPSSSPPTYDLGLPQGVVLNPLDAICNMPRDDAVCVNQLKNAKAIDEGILQERPDVKIFLPFRFLFYRPEEVFQPNTYNRFLVAPTGDHVISLVDEISFTFPPAPPISQINDIPPEQFCNGDNRPADCGANCMCTHKVDIPHNAIVEVVLVDEVQQPNLSHPFHLHGYAFNVVGMGRSPDKNVKKINLKHALDLDRRGLLHREFNLPPSKDTIAVPNNGYVVFRFRADNPGYWLFHCHFLFHIVIGMNLVLHVGTHADLPPVPPNFPTCGDHLPPITPPLSLDHSFH
- the LOC130664713 gene encoding chymotrypsin-1-like, with protein sequence MQPLTILVIAIIALANAREIPTRVVGGDDAPEGAHPYQVSLRRGNSHFCGGVILNSRWVITAAHCIIFQSASSITVVTGTNSLSEGGDRYKAKTLIPHKKYNSMVFSNDIGLIRLAEEIKFSDKVKAISLPSNDDIYNEYPAKLSGWGATSLGSYLPDKLQEIDLMVITQTKCKGYHSMVADGHICTLTKLGEGACHGDSGGPLTADETLIGLVSFGRPCAQGYPDVYTRVWFYLDWITEKIATTDKFLSS